The nucleotide window AAATTCCCTAGTGTTTTGGATGGATTTAGAATTTCTCGTTTTTTTAATAGTGATTAAACTATGTGTTTAGATTATTATCCACAATGTAATTCATGTCATTATATTGGAAAGGAGCAACTGCCCCATCCTAATTATTCATAacaaaaactaattaactatTACAACTTAGAACACTAAAATCTAGCAATGGGTAAGAAACGAGTTTTTTTAATACTAATTAAATCTATCCAAGGTTGATTTCTAGGATTAAGAATTTGGATCTGATAATTATTGCTAGTTGTTGAGAACCGGAAATCTAGTTAAACACCCCACCTCCATATGATTTTAAACCCGTCGCGGctaatttgttaattataaattttaattatttaattttgaatttcttattttatttttttaaaaaaaattatagtcaCACACATTAAaactacaaatttaaaaaagaaataatcataaAACTCATTATGAAGTGATAAATTGAAATTGATAGAATCATAGAATGATAGAAAAGTAGTGGATTGTGTGTTTTCTAAAGAAGATCTAATTTACATGCTGACAAAGAGctaagaaataagaaaagactGATATTTTTATCAATTCGAAAACAAATGGTGAAATATTGATGAAATCAAAGGGATTAATTTCTCACCTCATAATTTCCTAAAGCGACGTACGACTCAACACCAGACCAGACATTGAATCTGATATTTAGTAAACATGAAAGCAACATATGACTCATCAAACACCAGACCTTAATTTTCCCTAATATAATAGACATCAACGTGTTTTAAATGTTCAAATGCTTTTATTGCCTTACTAACATGTTTTTagccttttaaatattttgtttcttcCTTCCATTTATTATTGCTTCCACACTAATAAATTAAGcgtcaaaattatttattatatcgTCAATTAAACCCCCCTCACAAAATATAATGCtaaacttttattattattattttagtattaacCTTAATGTATGCAGGTATATATTTAACTATTTAAGTCTTACTTCGCTTATAGATTTAtggtttaaaatttatttaggaGATTAAAACTTGTTAGTAATGCAATTTTGATTatcttaataaaatatattttaaattatggtttaaaatttatttagcataaatagatgatcttttagaatttatttatattacatGCATTGAAATATGTTCATTATAAAGTTATTattacctttttaaaaaaataaataggtacaaaataattaattattattattaataaaattattttattattctattcattaaattatttttaaaaagtcaatTAGGATAACGGTGGAAAATTCGATTGGTTAAAGTTGATgggaaattttgatttttaaaagcAAAGTTAGGGtgtaaatgaattttaaaaattaaattaattagttgcaGTGAAGTTGGTTGATGGTTAATTGGAGATTTGTTAAATATGTGTTGGTTGCGCAAAGCCGCAAACAAAGTaccttattattattagtttaaaagaaaaaacagagcTACATATAAGGCGTAAGAATACTACTGACAATCAATATAAGAGTTTGTTTGATATTattgttaaaaattatttattttagaaaaaattaaaatagttttttaaaatgtgtttttgaaaaaaaataatttgtgtttgacaaatttatttgaaaagtgatttttataagtaaatTGTGTTAGACTAattaaattttaggtttagcaaacataaaaattatatttgtatgttatagctgtAGTTTATATAATTGCGCTCTACAACAAATTTTAtggctattaatatgtatatttcgttatacatatacataaaaatttgtatttgtatattttggtatacaaactaaaacacagtaattgtatataaacaaaattactacatatatacaacacatatgtataccgaatgggtctatttgtatatttcggtatacaaatggatctttatttaaatatttcggtatacaaatgggtctctatttaaatatttcggtatacaaatgggtcctgaaattaaattttatacaacacatatgtataccgaatgggtctatttgtatatttcggtatacaaatgggtcctgcaattaatttttatacaacacatacGTATACCTAATGGGTCTATTTGtgtatttcggtatacaaatgggatgacaaaaaacatggaatgtttgctgcgaattacaaataaaagaaattatgactataacatttaatttgaattaatagtttgttatttcatacaatttttcctttaaaaaatgtttttgagagtTACATTATGATAAAGGTCAAGTattaatgtacttttaatattaaagttattttatagagagaaacttgTTTAAACATCTacttatttcatacaatttttcctttaaaaaatgtttttgagagtTACATTACAATAAAGGTCAAGTattaatgtacttttaatattaaagttattttatagagagaaactagtttaaacgtctattacataaaaaaaaaattaaaatattcatattcaaattttcaatcaatattatacaatTTTTGGAGGGTTGAAATCTTTGCATCTCCAACCCTACCCTCTATGTTATTCTCTAAATATagagttttctatttttttagataatcaactccaactcaattttttatttcccTCTCCTcaatatcatattattatttttatttcatttttattttcttatttcgtAATATaaatcctttctttcttctaaataattacactatataattttcatgtaatataaaattttattttttcaaattctttatttaatataaaattatattttattctaaatttctaaagaacAACTACGAAtaactggaaaaaaaatcaacatgcACAACCGCAACAATTCTTTGGATCATACACTAATATTTCCCCCATCTATTggtaaatctaaaaaataatctatTGGATTAccaaattattgttgtgatttttaaaattattatgctatgtattgttattttgtatttaaattattatgttatttatgtatttttaaattaaaattttatcatttaaattttgtatattcttcagagtgaaaattaataataatatcaaattatatcacttaaagtgacaaaaatatatttaaaatattattaatttgggatgaaagtagtatatattaaataatatattttttaaatgttataTGAATATTAGAGATTTAATTAATGGACTTATAAgattattaatatattaattacaaATGTtgtataatagaaataatattattataatcaAAAAGTTAAATAGAGAGTGAGAATAATAGTTATCCAAATGCATCTCAACtctatcctctattttactatCCAAATATaaagttctctattttttcaggcAACCAACTtcaacccaattctctattttactctctaaaaaggaatctttttttctcttctcaatattatattattatttctatttcattcttattttcttatttcataaaataaatcatttcttctttttgcaAATAATCACTCTATAATCTTTACgtgatacaattttttttttcaaattcttcatttaatataaaattatattttattctaaatttataaataacataaattgcaataaatattatatataatacatattaacgaacaattcaaataaaagtgaactcATGGATGAAGTATAATTGTAtcataaatattgtattatcgtaaaatttattttaaattttacataaatactCAACTTTTAAGACTATTACGTTACTCTCATGAATGTTCTATTAATGTattacggagttcaaaatgagcattttttgtccttattttttatgtgtagctaaaaattatttaacttaaCAATTTCATCTTGTATCCAATTATTTCATGTACTAATTTACTTTCCCTATTCCATTTTGAAGTATTGCAtcaaatattttcatgctcTTTAGAAAGTGtagtttaataatttatcacTTTAACATAAAAGTAGATTGTTTGAATTATCATGTAAAGTTTGTGCATACttcataatgaaaaataattataatctaaattacatttttaaatgacaaaaaaaaattaaaaaaaattaaattagaaaaattgttaattcGGGATGGAAATAGTATACTTATCAATAATATGTTTTAGATGTTATAttacttagaaaataattataattattggagacataattaataatcttatataatataaataatattaaaataactttaaattacatatttaaagtgaccatttcttttaaaaaataaaatagaaaaattattaatttgggCGGAAGTAGTAACTtgttgataatatatttttaaatgttatgttacattagaaaataattacaaattaaatgataaaGACTCAATTagtaatataatagaaataatattataataataaaaaagtaaaatagagaggtgaatagtagttgttggagaactactattcacctctctataatTGAAGAATAGAGAGTGGTTGTAGAActcattctctattttactctccaattatagagaatggagagtaaaatagagatgaGCTGGAGATGGTCTTAGAAGAACTACTATTCAGCTCTCTATAATTGAAGACGAGAGGGTGAAATAGAGAGTGGTTGGAGAGGGAATTCTCTATTGTACTCTctaaatatagagaatggagagtgAAATAGAGAATGGTTGGAGATGGtcaattgttaatttttttcttcttctttctaatCTTGCAAAAACATTGTTGTTACCTTTTTTCTAATTCTGTAAAACAAtacgtaaaataataaataaaataataatacataaacataaaacaaaatataaaaaatattatttaaaaattattaaatgaaacttaaccaaacatatgagatatgttaattaattaacaggagatataatataattttctgcttttactttttttaaaaaccagAAATTTTTAGCTTCTTTCTAACCATAGAAAAACTGTTTTTGCTTCAATTTAAAAACAGTTTTGCAGGTTTGCCAAACacctaatttttcaaaaaaaataaattctcaaaataagtgaagctcccaacaacaatgtcaaacaagTTATAAATCGTTAACCCAAACTAACCCTAATTTATGGGTCAATATGGTCAATCATTTATTAAAGAAGACAAACTCACAACAAACTTGTACAAAGGGAAATTAAATCTGAAAATGAAAGGGACTTgattgcttattattattattattattattattattattatatatatactgatcAGTGGTCTCACTACAAGAACATAAATCCCTTTTAAAACATCCTTCAATCAAGATGTCTGAAATTGTTCCACAAAATGGACAGGTTTTGTTGACGTGGGAAGATTTGTGGGTGACGGCTTCAAGCTTGAAAGACGGTAACAAAGCCATTCTTAAAGGTTTAACAGGCTATGCAAGGCCTAGTGAGCTCTTGGCTATCATGGGCCCTTCTGGCTGTGGCAAATCTACACTTCTCGACACAATTGccggtatatatatatatatttcaccaCCTagacttaatatatatatacactactCGACCAAATTAAAACGTTAAAAAAATCTTGTCTGTATATAGAAGTTAAACTCCAGAAACAACCCGCCCCACCCAAGCAAACTATTTTGATTagctatttatttatgttattaggGAGATTGGGATCGAGCACAAGGCAGAGTGGAGATATTCTAATCAATGGTCGCAAACAAACACTGGCATATGGAACCTCTGTGAGTAAAATTTAAGTTACTTGGAACATAATTATTGTCCTACTATAACACGATGATATGTATTACTCCTTTAATTTGTGATACAATATTCAATGTGCATGGACTTTGAATTTAGGAACATGTACATGGCTTCTTCGCTAAAATAGAGGCAATTAAGAAAGTATAAAGGGGAAAGGGTTTGATATGCTTCTCAACTTTGTGATTTAGAATTGACATACCTGTTGTTATAATAAATATGGGTTTGCATATAGTTCTGTTACACAAATGACCCAGACCGTAACATAAGTGGCCCGGATATACTAATGAAAgtagtgaaaaaaattaattttaaatttttatttttgtaaataactCCTTTATAGATCTATTTTTTTGTCgttatttgattttcttaattttatttcatttttaatgtaaaaatgtgaagaagaaaaaagaagtgtgaatggataaaaaaaaaaaaaaaaggaagaaacaaataaaaaagtaagaaaaaaaatcaaaactagTTTTTTGTGtggctatattgtaatttatttcttGTATCTATAGAAGAGTTGGagcatttattatatattttgccagagaaatataaatttgaacatcaaaataataaacttaaattatttgttaaattaaagaagacaaaaaaatacATGTTTGAACAGAATAAAAAATACCTCCTAAATTGTGAAAAGATCAAATATATACCTagatgaatttaatttttgtaataaaaaataaatttaaaatatactttttcacTTTCAATAGATGAATAAAGGTTTATCTAGGTAATTTATATAACAACAGAAGAATATATGTAAGTAACTTTTAGAGTTAATATCACTAAAAATGACtcaattttgagaatttatctaacaaatcattgaactttgttttgtatcaataaaatcacttaactttgatttttgtatcaataaaatcacttaactAAATTTTACACTAAAAAATCTAatatgacaaaataaaatatttgttttatgccatatatatatatataaaccccacaaataaataaaattaattttttttaacaagtaTATCAGCTCAAAACAGGCTACAGCTCAAAATATTTTGATCTTTCTGCTCGAGATTCTTTTGTAGGTTAGAGTATTTGAGACATAATTAATCCTGGAATTTAGTAGCACGCCAAAAACAAATTTAGCTTTGTAAAAAGAGGAGCAAATTGTTactcattaattatatatatagagtgcCACATCTGTTTGTAGTAacattattattactataattTGATACAATCAGGCGTATGTGACTCAAGAAGATACTCTAATGGCAACTCTCACAGTAAAAGAAGCTGTATACTACTCTGCTGAACTCCAACTCCCAAATTCCATGCCAAAATCAGAGAAAAAACAAATAGCAGACATGACTATGAAGGAAATGGGATTGCAGGATGCAATGGAAACAAGAATTGGAGGATGGATTGGAAAAGGAATTAGCGGAGGACAAAAAAGGAGAGTCAGCATATGCTTAGAGATTTTAACGCGCCCAAAACTTCTCTTTCTTGATGAACCAACTAGTGGACTTGATAGCGCAGCGTCTTATTATGTCATGAAAACAATTGCAAGCCAATGTCAGGGGAGAACAATTATTGCCTCAATTCATCAACCTAGCACTGAAGTTTTCAGTCTATTTCATTCTTTATGTCTTCTGTCTTGTGGAAGAACTGTCTACTTTGGCCCTGCTAGTGCAGCAATTGAGGTGAGcatattatttgaattttttgaaatgactAAGTTAATCAATCAATAATGAATCATGAGTTGCTGCTGCAGTTTTTTGCATTGAGTGGTTATCCTTGCCCCACGCTCCAGAATCCATctgatcattttctcaaaacaaTTAACAGTGATTTTGATCAGGTATGAAACTAATTTTGTTGTTAGAATACtcgtattttaattttttgcccATTGCTTAAATGAAACTTTTGTCTAGGACATTGAAGAAGGTCCAACTAGTAGGAAATCAACAGAAGAGGTGATTAATATCCTGATAAAGTCGTATAGTGATTCTGATAAGTACAGAGCAGTTCAAAGTCAAGTTGCTGAAATCTGCCAACAGGtgcaaaaaaatatgaaaaaaacaaacaaactctGTTTCAATTGATTATTAATAGGTGAATTGAATCCCCTTATTTAAAATCCTCATCGTATACAGGAAGGTGAAGTACTGGAGAAAAGAAGCCGTGCCAGCTTCACAACTCAAAGCCTTGTTTTGACAAAAAGGTCATTTGTGAACATGTCCCGTGATCTTGGTTACTACTGGCTGCGCTTAGGTGTTTATATTGTAATAGCTGTAGGTCTTGGCACTATCTACTATGATGTTGGCTTTTCTTACACTTCGATTCAGGTAAATGACAtgtatttaatttcttattgaACCTGACTGGCCGATAAAGTTAtttactctttaattaattacataGTCAAGAGGTTCCATGCTAATGTTTGTGGCGACATTCATCACTTTTATGGCCATTGGTGGATTCTCCTCTTTTGTGGAAGAACTCaaggtaaaataaaatacatttgGTATTTCACACATTTTCTTCCTTCTCATGATGTGCTAATTAATGTATGTATGCTATGCTAGGTATTTCAACGAGAGAAACTAAACGGTCATTATGGTTCTGGTTCATTTGTCATTGCCAATACACTTGCTGNCGATAAAGTTAtttactctttaattaattacataGTCAAGAGGTTCCATGCTTATGTTTGTGGCGACATTCATCACTTTTATGGCCATCGGTGGATTCTCCTCTTTTGTGGAAGAACTCAAGGTAAAATACATTTGGTATTTCACACATTTTCTTCCTTCTCATGATGTGCTAATTAATGTATGTATGCTATGCTAGGTATTTCAACGAGAGAAACTAAACGGTCTTTATGGTTCTGGTTCATTTGTCATTGCCAATACACTTGCTGCTCTACCATACTTGGTATTGGTATCTTTTATCCCAGGAGCTATCGCGTATTTCCTCACTGGACTACAAGGTGGATTCGAGCATTTCATCTACTTTGCACTAGTCCTCTTCACGTGTATGATGTTAGTTGAGAGCCTAATGATGATTGTAGCAAGCATTGTGCCTAATTTCCTCATGGGATTAATAAGTGGAGCAGGAATACAAGCACTTATGTGCTTGAGTGGAGGATTCTTTCGATTACCAAATGATTTGCCTAGGGTATTCTGGAAGTACCCTTTACACTATGTCGCATTTCATAAGTATGCTTACCAAGGACTGTTCAAGAACGAGTTTGAAGGACTAAAAATTCATGACGAGAACATGAAAAGTTTGATCAAAGGGGAAGATATTCTGAAATATAAATGGGAAATGGATATAGATTACTCAAAGTGGGTGGATCTTGCCATTTTACTGGGGATGATAATTTTATACAGGCTATTGTTCTTGCTGTTTGTCAAGGCTGGTGAAAAGGTTAAGCCAGCTGTAAGAGCAATCATGTCTAACTCACCTAAACAAATCAATTCAGCAGAAACACCTTTGCATGAATTTTCTGCTTAATTACAATATAGGTGTTCATGTTATTATATATAGCTAGTCTATTTCCTTGTATAATTTGCTAATTTCACCATGTAATAAGTCGTACCTTTTAAATTATATCTCCTATTGAAGCTAATCTACATTTAAATAAATTGGATCAACCTTATAGCTAGCAAACTCATCATCAAGAATATGTTTCAACCCTATGATGTAATGATATGCTTTCAAATAAGTCTTGCCTCTCTTCATCTTTATGTCTAAAAAAAACCTTGGAAACTacacctcttttttttttatataaccaAAGATTAATATAGAAAATGTATATATAGCTAGAGAGAAAACATCACACAATTGTGCAACCATTTGGATTCTCATAGCTATGTTGTGGTTCACCGTGGTGCCCTAACAACGGGGGTGGTTCATGTCTGCGGTGGTGCCCCATTCGCATTGGCGGTGGTCCATGGTGGTGGTGTCCTGCTGAAGGCGGATGCAATGACGTAGAGCATGATCCTCATGAAAGTCATTCAAAGGGTCACGAAAATTCATTCTATAGCCCATATAAGGGCTCTGGTCCCCTCTCTGCATTCTCGAGAACCAGTCCAAGTTATCATTCCAGTAATAGTTTCTGACGTGCGATGGGGGTCGTGGTGGCTGATGACATGGCCATAACGATTGTGGTAATGGATCTTCGCGAAAATTATAGCTATCATGTTGACATGCTTCTACAACGTTTTCACCGTGTGGTGTTGGTGTTGGTGGACAAGGCTTGCTTTCCGCGGACGAATCATGTCAGGGTCCATTGAAGAATGCTTCCACACCCTACGGGAAGTATTACTATTAGTAGTCAGTATAATCACACAAGTGAGAGTTAATAACAAAGAAGGAATATTATTACCTAATGTACTTGCTGGTAATGAAAAGGTTGTGGAAGAGGGCGAATGAATGTACAAGGCTATTCAGGAAACTAGGGTTtaatatgaaatataaaatattaatggaGGTTTTAAACCCCTTTAACAGTAATACTGAATTATaaatttcttacttattttattttttccttttgaacCTACGccaattttttcattaatagaGAACTAGGGATATTAAATACTACTGGtacttattcttttttaaacctgttcttctttttcctttttggtcatgTGCAATTGTGTTTgctaataaaaaagaaaaagacaactTCATTTGTATTTactattttaacttaaaatacaCATAGGAAGGATTAAAAGGCGAATAACATTTCGCTAATAAGTGTTTTCATACTTTTAATATAACAAATTTTAGTGTATTTGTCTCACAAGTGATTGTAAAATAGCAATGGACATTAAAATAGATATATACAACATGCATTTAAGAGGGACTACATGATTACCCTCTTTAACTAAGgcactattttaaaaaagacaaaCTTTGCGAAGGTCCTAACCTATTTCGTGCTTAGTCCATTTTAAGAAGATTGATCCACAAATATTaaatgtcttattttttttaaaaataaaaaatatatgtcaATTAAATAGGTTCACATAAATTGAATAAAGCTAATAGTACAAAAAAATGAGTAAAACTTATCTGCACCGAATGAATACATCAAGTCAATACATGCATGCcatgtgtttaaatttatagttcattttacttaatcatatttaattaacatgtgttttacttcattaaatcacGTAATAATGGAAATtccattaatttgatatatacaCCCGGTGCGGGTaaattttttcacaaaaatagtACATTGAAGGAGAACATGTTGACAATGAACAAgcgattttttttcattttctgtaTCTCTAATAacgtacaaaaaaaaaagctatACATAGTAAATGCTATATATGGTACATATTATACATGGTAATATAATTAAAGAAGATTCTAAACTAATAATAATGTATATTCCACCTTCTAATCAATCAATTATAATTAAAGTTATATATGATAAGTATAGATTGTACTAATTAATGGTGATTAATGATTAACCAGATATTCCACATATAAGTAGAGGCAGCTATTTAATATTTGTCTGGATTGAGAAATTAACGA belongs to Solanum stenotomum isolate F172 chromosome 1, ASM1918654v1, whole genome shotgun sequence and includes:
- the LOC125853604 gene encoding ABC transporter G family member 1 isoform X1; amino-acid sequence: MGPSGCGKSTLLDTIAGRLGSSTRQSGDILINGRKQTLAYGTSAYVTQEDTLMATLTVKEAVYYSAELQLPNSMPKSEKKQIADMTMKEMGLQDAMETRIGGWIGKGISGGQKRRVSICLEILTRPKLLFLDEPTSGLDSAASYYVMKTIASQCQGRTIIASIHQPSTEVFSLFHSLCLLSCGRTVYFGPASAAIEFFALSGYPCPTLQNPSDHFLKTINSDFDQDIEEGPTSRKSTEEVINILIKSYSDSDKYRAVQSQVAEICQQEGEVLEKRSRASFTTQSLVLTKRSFVNMSRDLGYYWLRLGVYIVIAVGLGTIYYDVGFSYTSIQSRGSMLMFVATFITFMAIGGFSSFVEELKVFQREKLNGLYGSGSFVIANTLAALPYLVLVSFIPGAIAYFLTGLQGGFEHFIYFALVLFTCMMLVESLMMIVASIVPNFLMGLISGAGIQALMCLSGGFFRLPNDLPRVFWKYPLHYVAFHKYAYQGLFKNEFEGLKIHDENMKSLIKGEDILKYKWEMDIDYSKWVDLAILLGMIILYRLLFLLFVKAGEKVKPAVRAIMSNSPKQINSAETPLHEFSA
- the LOC125853604 gene encoding ABC transporter G family member 1 isoform X2, with product MGPSGCGKSTLLDTIAGRLGSSTRQSGDILINGRKQTLAYGTSAYVTQEDTLMATLTVKEAVYYSAELQLPNSMPKSEKKQIADMTMKEMGLQDAMETRIGGWIGKGISGGQKRRVSICLEILTRPKLLFLDEPTSGLDSAASYYVMKTIASQCQGRTIIASIHQPSTEVFSLFHSLCLLSCGRTVYFGPASAAIEFFALSGYPCPTLQNPSDHFLKTINSDFDQDIEEGPTSRKSTEEVINILIKSYSDSDKYRAVQSQVAEICQQEGEVLEKRSRASFTTQSLVLTKRSFVNMSRDLGYYWLRLGVYIVIAVGLGTIYYDVGFSYTSIQSRGSMLMFVATFITFMAIGGFSSFVEELKVFQREKLNGLYGSGSFVIANTLAALPYLVLVSFIPGAIAYFLTGLQGGFEHFIYFALVLFTCMMLVESLMMIVASIVPNFLMGLISGAGIQALMCLSGGFFRLPNDLPRVFWKYPLHYVAFHKYAYQGLFKNEFEGLKIHDENMKSLIKGEDILKYKWEMDIDYSKWVDLAILLGMIILYRLLFLLFVKAGEKVKPAVRAIMSNSPKQINSAETPLHEFSA